GAGGCGGGTGTTGCTGGTGCTTGGCTTTGCTGTTGCCCTGATGGTGACTGTGCACCTTGGCCAGCAGATGTTGGAGTGCCAGGAGCTGCTGGACAGGGGCTATGGCAAGCGGACGCATGGGCTGATGAGACCAGAAAACGAAGAACTGGTTATGGTGGACTCCAGTCGCATCGAGTACCGGTACAGCAAGGAGATGCCGCTGATCTTTATCGGTGGGGTTCCGCGGAGTGGCACGACTCTCATGAGAGCCATGCTGGATGCGCATCCAGAGGTCCGCTGCGGAGAAGAGACTCGCATTATTCCCCGGGTGCTGGCCATGCGCCAGGCCTGGTCCAAATCTGGGCGCGAAAAGATGCGCTTGGATGAAGCGGGAGTGACGGACCAAGTCCTGGACGCTGCCATGCAGGCGTTTATCCTGGAAGTCATTGCCAAGCACGGGGAGCCAGCCAGATATCTATGTAACAAGGACCCCTTCACGTTAAAATCCTCTGTCTACCTTTCCAGACTCTTTCCCAATTCCAAATTTCTGCTGATGGTTCGAGACGGCCGGGCTTCTGTCCATTCCATGATCACAAGGAAGGTAACGATTGCAGGCTTTGACTTGAACAGCTACCGAGACTGCCTTACCAAGTGGAACAAAGCGATCGAGGTGATGTATTCCCAGTGCGCAGAGATTGGACAGTCCAGGTGCCTGCCCGTCTACTATGAGCAGCTGGTGCTGCACCCCGAGCAGTCCATGCGTGTCATCATGCagttcctagacatttcctggaGCGACGCAGTGCTGCACCATGAAGAGTTAATAGGGAAACCAGGTGGAGTCTCCCTTTCCAAGTGAGTGTCAGTATGGCTGCCGCTGCTTTCCAAAGAGACTCCTGACTAGACGGAGCGGGTCCTTGCCAAACCTCCTTGGGGCATGGCCATCTTGCTTATTTTCATGCCTGGTTTTCAGGAGCAGAGGGATCGATATACCCAACTCTGCTTTAGAGTATTGGTGTGTCTCTAAGTAAAGAACCGCGTGAGTGTCACAATGGCGGTTAGCTGCTTAGGTGAGGATTTTTAAGAATGCTGATGTCTCAGTCATCTGACTTGTAAATAAGCGGATGATTTCAGGCTCTGCTTTGGCAGAGTCCTATTTAAGGAACTCCAGTTTCGGGGTAATCTATGTCCCCTTTCTCTTTTTCTACCCATTCCCAAATATTTCTTTAAACATTGGATTACGTTCCAGCTAGCACTGAATGATTTGAGGTAGCATGCAGCTGAGGTTCCCACACGATCCTGGCACAGAGGAGTGTGTACACACAGCATGCGTCTTCGAGAGCTATTTCTTATTTTGAGCTTCTTGCTGCCGTTGTTTGTAGTGATCGTTTTGGCTACTTGGTAACTTTAGATTAACCTAACCCAACTGCTGACTGTAAACACGGATATATGGGAAGTAGCCAGACAAGTCTGTCTTCTAACAATCTTTTTCTGTTAGTTCTGTACATCCGGAACGGGGAGGTGGAGAAGAAGGAACCCACGGTATGGTTTTTCTCTgagcaagggaaggggaggacatTGTCAGGCCATACTTTCATCAACACGAagggtgtgtctgcactgcagcggGACACCCGTGGCAGGCCTGTGCCAGCCGACTCGGGCTCGGGAGGCTCCGgctggctgcggggctgtttaattgtgatgtagatgTTCGGGATGTCCCGAgctttgggaccctcccacccgCAGGATCCTAGAGCCTGGCCTCCAGCCCGAGCCCCAGAGGTCTatgctgcagttaaacagcctgaGTCGGCTGGCAGGTGCCtcgttgcagtgtagacttacccaaagagagaggagcaggggaagctCGCGGCACGTGGTTTGTGATTCAGTACCCGTGCAAAATGCTGGCTCACGCTAGTCAGCATTTTACTGGGTGTGGTTCTCTTTGAGTCACAGTTGAACCGATGCCCCACTATGCCACGCTGTGGAACTGAGGCCTGGCTACttagtggagggagggagggagaggcgggAAGAGTGATTAGCGTCCCATATTATTTAAGGACTGCAAAGGGGCAGTAGGGCCTCATTgtcctgggtgctgtacaaacagaagagCACTTCCTTTTCCAGAATTAGGGGCTCTGGCCCCGGTGGTCCGTTCCAAGGCAAGTCACTACATTGCTGATGCGCGTGAGTGGGGGTGTTTGACCAGTGGCGGTCGTGAGTCTGGAGAGCCTCTTCGAGTCTGGCTCCCCGTGGTGTGTAAGGCGTGAACGGTGCAGACGTGCTGTGCAGGAACTGGGCGCAGCTGAGCAGGGGGGATGCAGAGCATGCAGTTCACTCGTGACTTGGGCTAGAGCTTTTCTCCTTTATGGCCTTGTCTTTCGTTAGCTCCAACCCCTCCCAGCCAAGGGAATTGTGGTTTGTGGTAgtgagggaaggggagagcaGCTACTGTGGTAGATGGAGGCATGTTTCTTAGGCAAACTGATGGCCTCTGCTGGgctttgtatatttaaaaatctaCTGAGAGCAAATAGCCCATTAACTGACTAACGAATAGCCCATTAATCTATTAATGCTGCCCAGTTCCCGAGGGCCATGTGGCAGGTAGCCACAAATTCCTTGGATTTTTTTCCTGCAGTAACTGGGGTGAGAGGTTTGGCCGTAGGAATGCCTGTCCCTTCAGAGGAGGGTGGAAATCAGGGACTGCTCGCCAAGGCCTGAGGTGAGACAGGTCGCGGATGGGAGGCTTAATCTCTAGAGCCTCAGGCACCCTGGATCCTTCATGGTCTGGCGGCTCCTGCCGCACTCCTACTGCAGCCTCTGCGCCTCGTGCGTGAGCCAGAGATTTACGTGTCCTGAATAAACAGAACTGTCTCTAGGGAGGGCTCTAATTTTCATGCTAATTATGTAAATCTGCCTAATTACAGGACGTTAACTTTGCTGTCTCAAAATATAAAGGGACAGTTTGTGCAGTGACAGGCTGCTGCTCTGCTTTGACTGCAGGGTGCAGACTGTCACTGCCTGCAGCGATGCTTGGATTGCAGTGGgacacactttctctctctagTGAAAACAGAAACTGCAGATGATCTAACACAGAAGGCGCAGCAAGGTGGGCAGGACGGACGGGAGCGTCCCTAGGccaggcagagtggggaaggaTGCGTGGCGCTTGGCTATTGAAACGTGGAGCCAACCCCTTAGGTGTGTTAGTGTTGGGTCTTCGGTCCTGCAACTCTACCATCCTAGTGAAGGCACTGGTGCTTTACCGATAGATTTAAAGCCTCTGTTTTATGAGCTTTAAAGCCTCTGTTTTATGAGCTTTGTATCCTGAAGATGCTGAAAATATCTGCACTACATGCGTCTCTCAGGCATTGAGAATGAGAATTCAAATGGCAGTAACCTAGCTGCAGGCTCCTACCTATGAACGCAACATACATCCAAAACCCAAGCGACTGATTTCTACTCTCTTTTCAGGATAGAAAGATCAACAGACCAGGTTATTAAGCCTGTAAACTTGGAAGCTTTGTCCAAATGGATCGGGCACATTCCAGGGGACGTATTGCAAGACATGGCCCAGATAGCACCAATGCTCGCTAGGCTTGGCTATGACCCATATGCAAATCCACCCAACTATGGCAATCCAGACCCCTTGGTAATCAACAACACCCAGAGGGTGAGTATTGCTACTGTCTGCTTAGAATGCTGAGGGTCACTGGATGATGGTGGGAGTGACGCATGTTACAAATACAAAATAGCCACAAAAATGTGGATTTACTATATGTAATACTGACTTACATCTCTCTCCAGGGTTGGAGAGGTCACTAAATCATACCAAAGAGAACCCTTTAAAAACCACTGCCCCTCTTTAAAAGATGATAAAACTACAGAAGGGGACGTGCCAGTTACATTTTCCTTATTTTCAAAACGTTGGTTCAGATGACAGATTCTGTGATGTGTGAGAGATGAAATTCCTTTTGGTCTTGTGCCGCCGCAGGGCAGATATTGCACTACTCGGTCCTGCCAGCTAATTCTGGAAGCCTCAGGAgtgtattgggttttttttttaattaagaccAAGTTAAAAGTCATGTAAATGCAAAGCTAGAAAACTCCGGTCTCTCCCCAGTGGCAGACCTAGAAACTGATGCTTCATTCCTTAGCTCACCCCAAACTCACTCAAGTCAAGGGGAGGCTGGGTGCAGAAGAGATGCAAGGTCATGTCCTGGGACAGTGCTGCTACTCAGGCTGTGCTAAGGTCTAGGAGACGTTCCCCAGAAGATTTACATGTGCTGCTCTGGAAATTACAGCCCCCACTAGGGGGCGATGCAGAGCCACGAGCCAGTTACtaaagcaggggcgggcaaacgttttggcctgagggctgcatcgggtctCGGAAATTGTGTGTGGGGCCGGTTAGGGGAAGGGctcgtggcccggcccccacctcctatctgccccctcccccccccgggactgccccatccacacacccctgtctcctgagcacccccagacccctgccgccccatccaccccccctccttcctgactgccccccggggacccctgccccatccagccaccccttctccctgtcccctgactgccccctgctgcccctgccccctgctgccccatccacccccccctccttcctgactgccccccggggacccctgccccatccagccaccccttctccctgtcccctgactgccccctgctgccccatccaccccccctccttcctgactgcccccccggggacccctgccccatccacccccccctccttcctgactgccccccggggacccctgccccatccagccaccccttctccgtgtcccctgactgccccctgctgccccatccaccccccctccttcctgactgcccccccggggacccctgccccatccaccccccccctccttcctgactgccccctgctgcccctgctgccccatccaccccccctccttcctgactgccccccggggaccctgccccatccagccaccccttctccctgtcccctgactgccccctgctgcccctgccccctgctgccccatccaccccccctccttcctgactgccccccggggactcccgccccatccagccaccccttctccctgtcccctgactgccccctactgcccctgctgccccatccaccccccctccttcctgactgccccccggggaccctgccccatccagccaccccttctccctgtcccctgactgccccctgctgcccctgccccatccaccccccctccttcctgactgccccccggggactcccgccccatccagccaccccttctccctgtcccctgactgccccctgctgccccatccaccccccctccttcctgactgttcCCCGGGACCTCTGCCCTCATTCAACCCTCTGTTCCCCCTGACCCtcatccacatccctgccccctgatcaccaccccgaactcccctgccctctatctaaCCCCTCCTGCTCCgtgcccccttactgcactgtctggagcaccggtggctggcggcgctacagccacgctgcccggctggagccaggccacaccgccactgcgcagcacagagactgggtcaggctgggctctgcagcggtgctgccccaggagctcgcagccccaccgcccagagcattgcgccggcagcggagcgagcgagctgaggctgtggggggaggggccggggcgaggctcctgggccaggagctcaggggccgggcaggatggtcccccgcgggctgtagtttgcccaccactgtaCTGAAGGGAGGGACTTTTCTCATGTCCTTGTTTCTGCTTGGGCCCAGGTCAGACTCTCCTCCCTCAAGGGAAGGACTCCAGGAGGACCAGGCAACTCCTGTAGCCCAGGGACTGCGATGAGGTGGTGCTGGGGGTTTATTGCAGTGATGCCCAGAGGGCAGAGTTATGGCACACACAGACTGTTTTCACGTTCTAGGAGGTGTGGTGCCATCTCTGTGCATGACGCATTgaaatcccagcccctgcccctggacCTGGCTTGCTTGGCTGCTCTGATTGTGGCACTGGCTTTGAGGACTGTTCCAGTCCCTGCGAGCTATGTTAACAGCTGTGGAAAGTGGGATGAGCGGCTCTCCCAGGATCCAGACCCTGCAGGATTCCTGAGTTCAGCAAAGTGGGGCCCTTCCGTTTTTGCCAACGTGAACATGGAAAATGGTCATTGTACAAAAGATCCCTTCTTagtgcagttttaaaaaaaacccccctTGGGTGAGAAGGGAGGGAGCGTGGCGCGGCGCAGCCCAGAGAAACCACTTTTAGCAGAAGTCCTGaggacagcgctgcagccaccGTCTGACGCCAAATGCCACGTCTGTGCGGAAATCGTACGTTGGCCCAGGACGCTAGCGATCAGCCCAGCAGGGCAGAACGAAATCACGCCAGGCTATTGCTCAGGCCTTTGAGGTTTGCTTCTGGTTCAGACACGCTGTGACatgccagggaagctaatgaggCAGAAGGGCTGCCTAAGCATCAGCTAATCTGTACAAAGTGGAGTCACTCTGGTTTCATTCCTTCCATAGGTTATGAAGGGGGATTTTAAAACACCAGCCAATCTGAAAGGGCGTCTTCAGGTGAGAGAGCCCATTGACTCCTCCGGGTTAGACCTTCATTTTGGATGGATCCGTGGCATGTCTGGTCCCTCACATGAGTGCACAGAGTTGGGCAGCAGCTCTGTCCTTGGGATACCTGACTCACGTGCATCTCCTGCTTCAGTCCACCAAATCTCCACTGCACAGTTGTTCCTCTCTTGTCCTGCTGATCATGTCACGGGAACCCTGGATCCTTTCACTGGTGTCTTGTCTGGTTGCATGAAATTTTAGCTGCTGGTCTTCGCTATCCAAGCCCTGCATACACTCATGCCCGCCCcacctcccctccttcctgctAACGTTATTTTCTCTCACTTTTGGCTTCTTGCTTGCACTGGGGTGTCTGTGCATTCGTCCGACAAACCCTTCCGCTGCCTCGAATCCCTCCAGACATGTTCTCCTCCCTGGGGCCCCTTGGACTGCTGTGCTGGGTCTTGCTACACGTGGAGTGGGAAGAGGGGGGGTGTCTGTCTAATCTAGAGAGTGTAAATGTTCCAGAACATGGCTCCTGGTTCTGATACGTCTTTCAGTGCATAACTGTTTCATGTGTCACTAAAACCGctccctttgcacaggtgtacAATCAGGAAGCACTTTACAATTTGGTGCAATCACAATGGCACTAGAGATGAAGATCAAAGAACTTGAAACCCTTATCCCCCTAGAAAATACTGCCTAAATAAGACACAACGAATATAAGGAAGGAccttttcacacaatgcacaacctgtggaacttgttgccagggcatgttgtgaaggccaaaagtaaaacaggggtttaaaaaaaaattagataagttcctggcgGATAGGTGGATGGCTGTTAGCAGAGATGGTCATGGACACAACTCATGCTCTGTGTGTCCCTAAACCTgttactgccagaagctgggcctggaCGATGGGATGGATCGTGAGAtgaattaccctgttctgttcattccttctgaagcacctggcattggccactgtcagaagacaggatgctgggctagaaagaccattggtctgacccagcacagGCATTCTCACGTTCTTATGACACACAATAGCCTAATGGTCAACACACTAGGGCTGTGTCCAAGCAGGGGGCTTGGGCAACCAAGACTCTGCCTATTTAATATGGGACATGTTAAAGGAAGCCGTGATTTTGGCTATCACAGTAGCATGTGGGGAGAGAGGCACCTCTCAGGTAGCCAGGATTAAAAGCATGTCGAGATTCACAAGTGAAAACCATTGCTTTGAATTGCCAGACTCAGAAACTCATGCAGCCCACCGGGCACGGGTGTAATTGTGCTCCCTGCAGGAGGCACCAGCTGCAGATCCTGAATTGCTGTCAGGTGTAGTCCCATGTAGAATGCATTGCAGTGATGAAGATCTGGGTCACTGGGGAAGCCTGCATATCATAGGAGAGATTGTGCTTTTGCCAGGAGATCGCCCTCTCAGCTCACtctgaggcctgggctacactagcgggggggttcgaactaagatacgcaacgtcagctacgctattcgcgtagctgaagtcgaagtatcttagttcgacttacctggccatcctcatggcggcgagtcaactgccgcggctcccccgtcgactccgcttactcctcctgccgaggtggagtacgggcgtcggttagcggatcgatttatcgtgtccagacgagacgcgataaatcaatccccgatacatcgaacgctacctgccaatccggtgggtagtacAGACGTACCCTGAGAAGTGCGGTGGGAGAGTTTGTGTTTTGTATGTGACTTAATACTAATCATCGTTTTTCTTGGATTGTTTTAGGTGACTCAGAATACGTCTGCTTCTCACTGAAAGTTAATGATTTCCAGGTAGGTACTTGTGCTTTACTTGGAAATCCTGCAGGTCCATCTGcattgctctggggtggggttttgCCTGCATAATTTCTAGTGCCTGTTGCTTAGAGTTCAGTGGCTCTGCGTGTGCCCCTGAGACATATCAACTCTGTGTTCAGTTAATTGCTCCAATTTGCCAGAATAATACTGTTACTTTGCCAGATGGGTTTCAAAATTGATTTCTTGCCTTTCCTGTGAAAACAGGTTTACTTGCCCAAAATGTAAATGAACTACTCGGTAACATCACCAGTCTGTAGGATTGCTGAGAACATGGAAATGTCCAGATGAACTGAGCAGTAGTTCTGTGTTGCAGGAGGAGAAGCTCTGATAACCCTCtaggacaggggtcagcaacctttcagaagtggggtgccgagtcttcattcattcactctaatttaaggtttcgcttgccagtaatacattttaacgtttttagaaggtctctttctataagtctataatatataactaaactattgttgtatgtaaagtaaataaggt
The Mauremys mutica isolate MM-2020 ecotype Southern chromosome 16, ASM2049712v1, whole genome shotgun sequence genome window above contains:
- the TPST2 gene encoding protein-tyrosine sulfotransferase 2 is translated as MRVTMRRVLLVLGFAVALMVTVHLGQQMLECQELLDRGYGKRTHGLMRPENEELVMVDSSRIEYRYSKEMPLIFIGGVPRSGTTLMRAMLDAHPEVRCGEETRIIPRVLAMRQAWSKSGREKMRLDEAGVTDQVLDAAMQAFILEVIAKHGEPARYLCNKDPFTLKSSVYLSRLFPNSKFLLMVRDGRASVHSMITRKVTIAGFDLNSYRDCLTKWNKAIEVMYSQCAEIGQSRCLPVYYEQLVLHPEQSMRVIMQFLDISWSDAVLHHEELIGKPGGVSLSKIERSTDQVIKPVNLEALSKWIGHIPGDVLQDMAQIAPMLARLGYDPYANPPNYGNPDPLVINNTQRVMKGDFKTPANLKGRLQVTQNTSASH